The Rickettsia endosymbiont of Cantharis rufa genome segment TGAAATACTGGAACAGCGCTTAAGAAATAGAGCAACCGATAATGAAGAAGCAATAAAATTACGTATGCAGTCAGCGCAAAACGAAATATCACACGCTAATGAGTATGATTATATAGTTACTAACGATGATTTTGATGATACGCTTAAAAAAATACATGAAATTATTATAGCTGAAAGAGCAAATACTATTTAACCTCTACCATGCGGACTCCGTGGTTTAGGTTTAGGAGTAGAAGGAGTTAGGCAAGGCTTGGCTACCGGAGGAGTAATAGTTATACGAGGCTTAGGTCCGGGTTTAGCCTCGGTTACTACGTTTTTAGGAGTAAGAATAGACTTAGGAGCTATTGGAGTTTTTGTGATCATGTTAGGAGCAGCACTAGGTATTGTTGTTTTTGGTTTAGGGCCGCACCTCCATTTTACAGATGTGAATATTAAAAGGCTATACGTTCAATAAGAGTTCCGATGACTTTATCATGAATATCCAATGACTTGGAAAAACAAATTGTTTTACGTGTCAGTCTTTTGCATCTTGTTCTAAGATTTAAGTTACCCCGTTCTATCCGTTGAGTATATTTTTTACTAACAATGTGTTTTTTGGGATCTAATAACCTAGCAGGTCGCACCCCCGTATTGCAGCTTAGCATGAATAGTCTATAATCCTCAAACAGTAATAAGAGAGAATTATAGTTAAGGAGTTATGACAAGAATATATGTTAAGTGTAGATCAAGAATAGATGTTAAGTGTAGATATTATAACGACACAGAAAAAGTAGTAAAGGCGGGATATTCAATTTCAAAACAACAGAGATATCAATGCAAGCAGTGTAATCGATATTTTTAACTGTAATATATTAATAATGCCTCTAAGCCTGGAGTCAAGGCTCAGATAGTAGATATGTCAATCAATGGCTCTGGAGTTAGGGATACAGTAAGAGTATTAAAAGTGGGTATCAATACGGTTATCCGTGTTTTAAAAAAAAATCTAGCGTTAAAAAAGATAAATCATTCTATCAATACGATAGAAGTAATTATTGCTCCTGAAATAGATGAACAATGGTCTTATGTACAGAATAAATCCAAACAAAGATGGCTTTGATATTCTTTGGATAAGATTTTGTTAAAAGTAGTTGCTTATACTTTTGGTACAAGATGTGATAGCACATCAGAATCATTACTGAAAAAAACCGGAGGATTTTAAGGTTACTTTTTATTTTACAGATGGATGGGGAAGTTATGCTGGGTTATTAGATCCCAAAAAACACATTGTTAGTAAAAAATATACTCAACGGATAGAACGGGGTAACTTAAATCTTAGAACAAGATGCAAAAGACTGACACGTAAAACAATTTGTTTTTCCAAGTCATTGGATATTCATGATAAAGTCATCGGAACTCTTATTGAACGTATAGCCTTTTAATATCCACGTCTGTAAAATGGAGGTGCGACCAATAGAGTATTTGTATGGACAAAAAGAATATCGCCCTTAAGAAGTAGAAATAAAGATTCAACAAAAATACCGCTTGATAGATTGAAGGTAGGCGTAGAGCAATATAGTGATGCATACCAATATGAAAGGGCTGAGCGGTTAGGAGTTAGT includes the following:
- a CDS encoding IS1 family transposase, giving the protein MSINGSGVRDTVRVLKVGINTVIRVLKKNLALKKINHSINTIEVIIAPEIDEQWSYVQNKSKQRWL
- a CDS encoding IS1 family transposase, producing MLSCNTGVRPARLLDPKKHIVSKKYTQRIERGNLNLRTRCKRLTRKTICFSKSLDIHDKVIGTLIERIAF
- a CDS encoding IS630 transposase-related protein, whose amino-acid sequence is MSPLRSRNKDSTKIPLDRLKVGVEQYSDAYQYERAERLGVSKSGIHKALNKLNITYKKSFKTSEGKRRREARISA